The following proteins are encoded in a genomic region of Lactiplantibacillus plantarum:
- the treR gene encoding trehalose operon repressor, translating into MNKAALVYQDLLQKIDAEVYPIGSYLPSEHQLCELYGISRETGRKALATLAEDGYIQKIRGKGSIVIEHRQYEFPVSGIVSYKELAEKLHIKTQNIVYDYQPDATLPVADFTSLGTELTEAPVTAIKRVRVIDGEPAIIDKDYILKSIVPKVPKQAAEDSLYAYFENQLGLTIGYATKEITMAPATDEDREHLAISKGAYVAVVRSVTSLTDARAFQYTESRHRADRFSFRDFARRTKK; encoded by the coding sequence GTGAATAAAGCGGCCTTAGTTTATCAAGATTTGCTCCAGAAAATTGATGCGGAGGTTTACCCGATCGGGAGTTATTTGCCGAGTGAACATCAACTTTGTGAGCTATATGGGATTTCACGTGAGACTGGGCGCAAAGCATTAGCGACATTGGCTGAGGATGGCTATATTCAAAAAATTCGTGGTAAAGGGTCCATTGTGATTGAGCATCGACAGTATGAATTTCCAGTTTCTGGCATTGTGAGTTATAAAGAGTTAGCCGAAAAGTTACACATTAAGACGCAAAATATTGTTTATGACTATCAACCGGATGCAACGTTACCGGTTGCTGACTTTACGTCACTTGGTACCGAATTGACGGAAGCGCCAGTGACGGCCATCAAACGAGTCCGAGTGATCGATGGCGAACCAGCTATTATTGATAAGGATTATATTTTGAAATCGATCGTTCCGAAAGTTCCCAAGCAAGCGGCGGAAGACTCACTGTACGCGTATTTTGAAAATCAGCTTGGGTTGACGATCGGTTACGCGACGAAGGAAATTACGATGGCGCCGGCAACTGATGAGGACCGCGAACACCTCGCTATTAGTAAGGGCGCCTATGTGGCAGTTGTTCGAAGCGTGACGAGCCTCACGGATGCGCGAGCGTTCCAGTATACGGAATCACGACACCGGGCGGACCGCTTTAGTTTCCGCGATTTTGCTCGGCGAACTAAGAAATAA
- a CDS encoding DUF2089 family protein yields the protein MDWFVNLEREDQEFVKQLVIASGSLKQLAKIYQVSYPTVRMRLNTIIQKINFIEDNGANTFETKVMKLVIDEKLSLEVAKQIITDFREEQHE from the coding sequence ATGGACTGGTTTGTGAATTTAGAACGTGAGGATCAGGAATTTGTTAAACAATTGGTTATTGCCTCAGGTTCTCTAAAACAACTCGCTAAGATTTATCAAGTGAGTTATCCAACCGTGCGAATGCGGTTAAACACGATTATTCAAAAAATTAACTTTATTGAGGACAACGGTGCAAATACGTTTGAAACGAAGGTTATGAAATTGGTAATCGATGAGAAATTATCGTTAGAGGTAGCAAAACAGATTATTACTGACTTTAGGGAGGAACAACATGAGTGA
- the pnuC gene encoding nicotinamide riboside transporter PnuC — protein MILSNYFKFLSHQLKGWPQQNYYLFYFSLGCQVMTLVSAPITALSILTFIGTTLGVLCVLAINAAKSVNGLLGVISAACFIVVGFSAKNYLSIGEQLAYVVTLDIPVLLSANWNVNMVSKIRKFTGKTWIVAIVATLVVYAISGYLIGALTDDPRPWVDAISFAICLTAGVICFLRYNNQYFWWIASGLAQMVLWFISFRQGSATLAMFINSSVYLMNDVLAFTVSPWYNKHERARLMAEEQAASDAASADASDNQAFGLNH, from the coding sequence ATGATTTTGAGTAATTATTTTAAATTCTTATCACACCAACTAAAAGGTTGGCCACAACAGAACTACTATCTATTCTATTTTAGCCTAGGATGTCAAGTAATGACGTTAGTAAGTGCGCCAATTACAGCATTGTCTATTTTAACATTTATTGGGACCACTTTGGGTGTTCTTTGTGTGTTAGCCATTAATGCGGCTAAGTCAGTCAATGGATTATTAGGCGTCATCTCCGCCGCTTGCTTCATCGTAGTTGGTTTTTCAGCTAAGAACTATTTAAGCATTGGGGAACAATTAGCCTACGTCGTAACGCTTGATATTCCAGTACTATTAAGTGCTAATTGGAACGTCAACATGGTTTCAAAGATTCGGAAGTTTACGGGTAAGACGTGGATCGTCGCAATTGTCGCAACTTTAGTTGTTTATGCCATCTCCGGCTATCTTATTGGTGCCTTAACTGATGATCCCCGGCCATGGGTCGATGCCATTAGTTTTGCGATTTGTTTAACGGCCGGCGTTATTTGCTTCCTCCGTTACAACAACCAGTATTTCTGGTGGATTGCCTCTGGTTTAGCACAAATGGTCCTCTGGTTCATCTCGTTCCGTCAAGGTTCGGCGACACTAGCAATGTTCATTAATAGTTCCGTTTATCTGATGAACGATGTCTTGGCTTTCACTGTTTCACCTTGGTATAACAAACATGAACGCGCTCGGTTGATGGCCGAAGAACAAGCAGCTAGTGATGCAGCTAGCGCGGATGCTAGTGATAATCAGGCATTTGGATTGAATCACTAA
- the map gene encoding type I methionyl aminopeptidase, which translates to MITLKSDREIKGMQAAGDIMVGLFHALEDYIKPGITTWDVDHFAYEYIVAHDATPGELNFEGYKYSTCVSVNDMICHGCPSKDILVKDGDLLKVDTVINYHGYLSDSCHAFVAGTPSPEVKKLMEVTHKALYLGIDQAVVGNRIGDIGWAIQNYAENEMGYGVVREYIGHGIGPTMHEKPDVPHYGEAGHGTRLKAGMTITIEPMVNIGDWRSGETADDGWTVRTLDGSLSCQYEHTLVVTDDGPKILSSFDNDFDAKYLWNK; encoded by the coding sequence ATGATTACGCTTAAATCAGATCGCGAAATCAAAGGGATGCAAGCTGCCGGTGACATCATGGTTGGCCTGTTTCACGCCCTTGAAGACTACATCAAGCCCGGAATTACGACTTGGGATGTTGACCACTTTGCCTACGAATACATCGTTGCACACGACGCTACTCCTGGCGAACTCAACTTTGAAGGTTATAAGTACTCAACTTGTGTCAGCGTCAATGACATGATTTGTCACGGCTGTCCTAGTAAAGATATCTTGGTCAAAGATGGAGACTTATTAAAAGTTGATACCGTTATTAACTACCATGGCTACCTTAGTGACTCTTGCCACGCCTTTGTTGCTGGTACACCATCACCCGAAGTTAAAAAACTCATGGAAGTGACCCATAAAGCGCTATACCTCGGTATTGACCAAGCCGTTGTTGGCAACCGAATTGGTGATATCGGCTGGGCTATTCAGAATTACGCTGAAAACGAAATGGGTTACGGCGTTGTACGCGAATACATTGGTCATGGTATTGGACCGACGATGCACGAAAAGCCTGATGTTCCACATTATGGCGAAGCTGGTCACGGCACCCGTCTAAAAGCTGGTATGACCATTACTATCGAACCAATGGTCAATATTGGTGACTGGCGTTCTGGCGAAACTGCCGATGACGGTTGGACTGTTCGCACTTTAGATGGCAGTCTTAGCTGCCAATACGAGCACACCCTTGTCGTTACCGATGACGGTCCTAAGATTTTATCATCATTCGATAATGATTTTGATGCTAAATACTTATGGAATAAGTAA
- a CDS encoding PLP-dependent cysteine synthase family protein — translation MLIQHVQELIGHTPLMALPIEVPNHSHIYAKLEMFNPGGSIKDRLGAYLIEDGLQRGRVNAKTTIIEPTAGNTGIGLALATQAHHLRTILVVPEKFSMEKQVLMQALGAEIVHTPSEEGIKGAIRKAEALAATISNSYVPMQFKNPANPAAYYHTLAPEILADMPAPITAFVAGAGSGGTFAGVAAYLQAQDSATKAVVVEPEGSILNGGPAHAHRTEGIGVEFIPPFFDQVRIDQTLTIADNDAFAQVRHLARDHGLLIGSSSGAALAASLQLATNLPANSHIVTIFPDSSERYLSQKIYTK, via the coding sequence ATGCTCATTCAGCACGTTCAAGAACTTATCGGCCACACCCCCCTGATGGCGTTACCCATCGAGGTTCCAAATCACAGTCACATCTATGCCAAGCTTGAAATGTTCAACCCCGGCGGCAGTATTAAGGACCGGCTGGGAGCCTATCTGATTGAAGACGGCTTGCAACGGGGCCGGGTTAACGCCAAGACAACGATTATTGAACCAACTGCTGGTAACACCGGAATTGGTTTAGCCTTAGCAACTCAAGCGCACCACCTACGTACCATCTTAGTCGTCCCAGAAAAGTTCAGTATGGAAAAACAAGTTTTAATGCAAGCATTGGGTGCTGAAATTGTTCATACACCTAGCGAGGAAGGAATCAAAGGTGCCATTCGCAAAGCTGAGGCACTAGCCGCAACGATTTCCAACAGTTACGTCCCCATGCAATTCAAGAATCCGGCTAATCCCGCGGCTTATTACCACACACTGGCACCAGAAATTCTGGCGGACATGCCTGCACCTATAACCGCCTTCGTCGCTGGAGCCGGTAGCGGTGGGACATTTGCCGGAGTAGCGGCTTATCTTCAAGCCCAAGATTCAGCAACCAAAGCCGTAGTCGTTGAGCCAGAAGGTTCCATTTTAAATGGTGGACCAGCTCACGCACATCGTACCGAGGGAATCGGCGTCGAATTCATCCCACCATTTTTCGATCAGGTTCGCATCGACCAGACACTGACCATCGCGGACAATGATGCCTTTGCCCAAGTTCGACACCTAGCCCGTGACCACGGTTTACTGATTGGCAGTTCTAGCGGCGCTGCGCTAGCCGCTAGTTTACAACTTGCCACCAACCTGCCTGCCAATAGTCATATCGTGACCATCTTTCCAGACAGTAGTGAGCGTTATCTGAGCCAAAAAATCTATACGAAATGA
- a CDS encoding trans-sulfuration enzyme family protein — MKFETQLIHGGISEDATTGATSVPIYMASTFRQTKIGQNQYEYSRTGNPTRAAVEALIATLEHGSAGFAFASGSAAINTVFSLFSAGDHIIVGNDVYGGTFRLIDAVLKHFGMTFTAVDTRDLAAVEAAITPTTKAIYLETPTNPLLHITDIAAIAKLAQAHDLLSIIDNTFASPYVQKPLDLGVDIVLHSASKYLGGHSDVIGGLVVTKTPALGEKIGYLQNAIGSILAPQESWLLQRGMKTLALRMQAHLNNAAKIFTYLKSHPAVAKIYYPGDPDNPDFSIAKQQMNGFGAMISFELQPGMNPQTFVEHLQVITLAESLGALESLIEIPALMTHGAIPRTIRLQNGIKDELIRLSVGVEASDDLLADLERGFASIQAD; from the coding sequence ATGAAATTTGAAACCCAATTAATTCACGGTGGTATCAGTGAGGACGCCACTACTGGCGCGACTTCGGTACCCATCTACATGGCCTCGACCTTCCGCCAAACAAAAATCGGTCAAAATCAATACGAATATTCACGGACGGGAAATCCAACCCGGGCCGCCGTCGAAGCATTAATTGCCACCCTCGAACATGGCAGCGCTGGCTTCGCATTTGCTTCTGGCTCCGCTGCCATTAATACCGTCTTCTCACTATTCTCGGCTGGTGATCACATTATTGTGGGAAATGATGTCTACGGTGGCACCTTCCGCTTGATCGACGCCGTTTTGAAACACTTTGGCATGACTTTTACAGCCGTAGATACGCGTGACTTGGCCGCCGTTGAAGCCGCAATTACCCCCACAACTAAGGCGATTTATTTGGAAACACCGACGAACCCGTTATTACACATTACGGATATTGCTGCCATTGCGAAGCTCGCGCAAGCACACGATTTACTGAGTATCATCGACAACACCTTCGCCTCCCCATACGTCCAGAAGCCCCTGGATTTAGGCGTTGACATTGTTTTACACAGTGCTTCCAAGTATCTCGGTGGTCACAGTGATGTTATCGGTGGCTTGGTTGTCACCAAGACGCCAGCACTTGGCGAAAAAATCGGCTACTTGCAAAATGCCATCGGTAGTATTTTGGCCCCGCAAGAAAGCTGGCTATTACAACGTGGTATGAAGACTCTGGCATTGCGCATGCAAGCCCACCTGAATAATGCCGCTAAAATCTTTACTTACTTAAAGTCTCACCCAGCAGTTGCTAAGATTTACTATCCAGGCGATCCTGATAATCCCGATTTTTCGATTGCCAAGCAACAGATGAATGGCTTCGGCGCAATGATCTCGTTTGAATTACAACCAGGAATGAACCCCCAGACCTTCGTTGAACATTTACAAGTCATCACGCTCGCCGAAAGTCTCGGAGCATTGGAAAGTTTAATTGAAATTCCAGCCTTAATGACTCACGGTGCCATCCCACGCACAATTCGGCTACAGAATGGCATCAAAGACGAGCTGATTCGCTTATCAGTCGGTGTTGAAGCCAGTGACGATTTGTTAGCAGACCTTGAGCGCGGGTTCGCTAGCATTCAGGCAGATTAA
- the epsC gene encoding serine O-acetyltransferase EpsC — MFQTARAILNRDPAAINLRTVMLTYPGIHALAWYRVAHYFETHRLPLLAALLSQHAARRTGILIHPAAQIGHRVFFDHGIGTVIGATAVIEDDVTILHGVTLGARKTEQAGRRHPYVCRGAFIGAHAQLLGPIKIGANSKIGAGAIVLDNVPAHVTAVGNPAHLVATQLHAYHETTSNQA; from the coding sequence GTGTTTCAGACGGCTCGTGCCATTCTCAATCGTGACCCCGCCGCGATCAATTTGCGGACAGTTATGTTGACCTATCCTGGTATTCACGCGCTCGCCTGGTACCGGGTTGCCCATTATTTTGAAACACACCGTTTACCATTATTGGCCGCCTTGCTGAGCCAACATGCGGCCCGGCGTACCGGGATTCTGATTCACCCGGCCGCGCAAATTGGTCACCGGGTCTTCTTTGACCATGGTATTGGTACTGTCATTGGTGCAACGGCGGTCATTGAAGACGACGTTACAATTTTACACGGCGTCACTTTAGGCGCACGTAAAACCGAACAAGCTGGGCGCCGGCATCCCTATGTTTGTCGCGGTGCTTTCATTGGTGCCCACGCCCAACTCTTGGGCCCTATTAAGATTGGCGCCAACAGTAAAATTGGTGCTGGTGCGATTGTTTTAGACAACGTTCCCGCCCACGTTACTGCGGTCGGTAACCCGGCCCATCTAGTTGCCACTCAATTGCATGCTTATCATGAAACAACCAGCAATCAAGCTTGA
- a CDS encoding NADPH-dependent FMN reductase, translated as MTKYGVIVGSIRKNSYSKGVAEAIVAGLPDDAEVTYLNIAKLPLYNQDYDADSPVEYTEFRQAVAAQDAFIFVTPEHNRSIPAALKNALDVASRPWGQSVWGGKPALVASQSISGISGVLAHHVLRQSLVFLDMPTMQQPELYIGNTDKLADENGHITNEGTQSFLAGAGKQFSEFAAKFVK; from the coding sequence ATGACAAAATATGGTGTAATTGTAGGTTCTATTCGTAAAAATTCTTATTCTAAAGGGGTCGCTGAAGCCATCGTTGCTGGGTTACCAGACGACGCTGAAGTAACGTACTTAAATATCGCTAAGTTGCCACTATATAACCAAGACTACGATGCGGATTCACCCGTAGAATATACAGAATTTCGTCAGGCCGTTGCGGCTCAAGATGCGTTCATCTTTGTCACACCTGAACATAACCGTAGTATCCCAGCAGCCTTGAAGAATGCTTTGGACGTTGCTTCACGTCCATGGGGTCAAAGTGTTTGGGGCGGCAAGCCTGCTTTGGTTGCTTCCCAATCGATCTCTGGTATCTCTGGCGTCTTAGCACACCATGTTTTACGTCAATCCTTGGTCTTCTTAGACATGCCAACGATGCAACAACCAGAATTGTACATCGGTAATACTGATAAGTTGGCTGATGAAAATGGTCATATCACAAATGAAGGCACCCAATCATTCTTAGCTGGTGCTGGTAAGCAATTCAGCGAATTTGCAGCGAAGTTTGTCAAATAA
- a CDS encoding DUF2252 domain-containing protein, giving the protein MPPLDLTHIRQHHTVAELIALGKARRQVTPFEKLGTFTPVKRNASDYLKHVREMLVPELLPLRRERMSASAFAFFRGSVELMDYDLDYQSSTEIPAVVCGDAHIGNFGFYASPERRLVFDLNDFDEAGVHPWEWDLRRLLVSVLLAARDSNFKPKKVEKLIQAASASYREALKRMFDQTTLDRFYRDNEVQAVLNFGGAPEDTADLIASLVKKAQKRNSEQVVRKFTVTNSRGERQFKENAPRSVHIDRQTYQGLKAGISEYLLNVRTDVALLLSQYEVTDIIRHSVGVGSFGSLCYLVLLTSTDGSHMVLQIKEALPTRKVGSQSRPALTAAMELTEGQRIVSSQRILQATSDAFLGYFQMENKSFYVRQFRDMKESIDIPTLDWGQFQAYANTCAMILAKAHAQSPTAAMIRGYVGNSAKFDEAMAKWATAYVEQVDNDYQDFLDV; this is encoded by the coding sequence ATGCCACCACTTGATTTAACTCATATTCGACAACATCATACGGTTGCTGAATTAATTGCGCTAGGAAAGGCGCGGCGCCAAGTCACCCCATTTGAAAAATTAGGGACATTTACACCGGTGAAACGAAACGCCAGTGATTATCTGAAACATGTGCGGGAGATGCTGGTACCAGAACTATTGCCATTGCGGCGTGAACGAATGTCTGCTTCGGCTTTTGCATTCTTCCGGGGATCAGTTGAGTTAATGGATTACGATTTGGATTACCAGTCGTCCACTGAAATTCCCGCCGTAGTTTGTGGCGATGCTCATATTGGTAACTTTGGATTCTATGCGTCACCAGAACGGCGACTGGTATTTGACCTAAATGACTTTGACGAAGCTGGCGTCCATCCGTGGGAATGGGATTTACGTCGGTTATTAGTTAGTGTGTTGCTAGCTGCTCGTGATTCTAACTTTAAACCAAAAAAGGTCGAAAAATTGATACAGGCGGCGAGTGCGAGTTATCGGGAAGCACTCAAACGGATGTTTGATCAGACGACGTTAGACCGTTTTTATCGCGATAACGAAGTTCAGGCTGTCTTGAACTTCGGTGGTGCTCCCGAAGATACGGCCGATTTAATTGCATCCTTGGTTAAAAAGGCTCAAAAACGTAATTCAGAACAAGTTGTGCGTAAGTTTACGGTCACTAATAGTCGCGGTGAACGGCAATTTAAGGAGAACGCGCCCCGTTCTGTCCATATTGATCGGCAAACTTATCAAGGGCTAAAGGCCGGAATTAGCGAGTATTTATTGAACGTACGGACCGATGTCGCTTTGCTGTTGTCGCAATATGAAGTTACTGATATTATTCGGCATAGTGTGGGCGTCGGGAGTTTTGGGTCACTATGTTACTTGGTTCTTCTGACGAGTACGGATGGTAGCCATATGGTGTTACAAATCAAGGAAGCTTTACCAACGCGGAAAGTCGGGAGCCAGTCGCGGCCAGCGTTAACGGCCGCCATGGAATTGACGGAAGGGCAACGGATCGTCAGTTCGCAACGCATTTTACAAGCAACCTCGGATGCGTTCCTAGGCTATTTCCAAATGGAAAATAAGAGTTTTTATGTTCGTCAATTTCGGGATATGAAGGAATCCATCGATATTCCAACCCTAGACTGGGGTCAATTCCAAGCCTATGCAAATACGTGCGCAATGATTTTGGCAAAGGCTCATGCGCAAAGTCCAACGGCGGCCATGATTCGGGGATACGTTGGTAATTCGGCGAAGTTTGATGAAGCCATGGCTAAATGGGCCACGGCGTATGTTGAACAAGTTGATAATGATTATCAAGATTTCTTAGATGTTTGA
- the ndk gene encoding nucleoside-diphosphate kinase: protein MANSEKTLVLVKPDGVSEGHIGEVITRLERKGYQIAALKVIKATAEQLQQHYSEKVGKPYFKEIETYMMEGPLVAIIVSGTGVVKAVHRLAGSTRPAEAQPGTIRGDFSHEYPDGILRNIIHTSDSRENAHHEIAIWFPELAVKARKADNKVKA, encoded by the coding sequence ATGGCAAATTCTGAAAAAACATTGGTCCTAGTTAAACCCGATGGTGTCAGTGAAGGACACATTGGTGAGGTTATCACCCGGTTAGAACGCAAGGGTTATCAAATTGCCGCCTTAAAGGTTATTAAAGCAACCGCGGAGCAACTTCAACAACATTACAGTGAGAAGGTTGGTAAGCCTTACTTTAAGGAAATCGAGACCTACATGATGGAAGGTCCACTCGTCGCCATTATCGTAAGTGGTACTGGCGTCGTCAAAGCGGTGCATCGTTTAGCTGGTAGCACCCGGCCTGCCGAAGCACAACCTGGCACAATTCGGGGGGATTTCTCTCATGAATATCCAGACGGTATTTTACGAAATATTATCCATACCTCAGATAGCCGTGAAAATGCGCATCACGAAATTGCAATTTGGTTTCCCGAATTAGCCGTTAAAGCACGAAAAGCAGACAACAAAGTAAAAGCCTAG